Proteins from one Homalodisca vitripennis isolate AUS2020 chromosome 3, UT_GWSS_2.1, whole genome shotgun sequence genomic window:
- the LOC124358319 gene encoding uncharacterized protein LOC124358319 gives MPYNVFSHLTFTPLGFLDSDVTVDDAFSIPIDMPYNVFSHLTFTSLGFLDSDVTVDDAFSIPIDMPYNVFSHLTFTSLGFLDSDVTVDDAFSIPIDMPYNVFSHLTFTPLGFLDSDVTVDDAFSIPIDMSYNVFSHLTFTPLGFLDSDVTVDDDAFNIPIDMSYNVFSHLTFTPLGFLDSDITVDDAFSIPIDMSYNVFSHLTFTPLGCLDSDVTVDDAFSMLTEMVSMELG, from the coding sequence ATGCCTTACAATGTATTTTCACATCTAACATTCACACCCTTAGGTTTCCTCGATAGTGATGTCACTGTAGACGACGCATTCAGCATTCCTATTGACATGCCTTACAATGTATTCTCACATCTAACATTCACATCCTTAGGTTTCCTCGATAGTGATGTCACTGTAGACGACGCATTCAGCATTCCTATTGACATGCCTTACAATGTATTTTCACATCTAACATTCACATCCTTAGGTTTCCTCGATAGTGATGTCACTGTAGACGACGCATTCAGCATTCCTATTGACATGCCTTACAATGTATTCTCACATCTAACATTCACACCCTTAGGTTTCCTCGATAGTGATGTCACTGTAGACGACGCATTCAGCATTCCTATTGACATGTCTTACAATGTATTCTCACATCTAACATTCACACCCTTAGGTTTCCTCGATAGTGATGTCACTGTAGACGACGACGCATTCAACATTCCTATTGACATGTCTTACAATGTATTCTCACATCTAACATTCACACCCTTAGGTTTCCTCGATAGTGATATCACTGTAGACGACGCATTCAGCATTCCTATTGACATGTCTTACAATGTATTCTCACATCTAACATTCACACCCTTAGGTTGTCTCGATAGTGATGTCACTGTAGACGACGCATTCAGCATGCTTACTGAAATGGTTTCAATGGAACTAGGCTAG